AGATCATAATTTTTACTAACATCTTTTaaacaatttaaaaaattgtttttgattttataCAGCCGGTAAAGGTAGAATCGGTAAGCACAGAAAGCACCCGGGTGGTAGAGGTATGGCCGGTGGTTTACACCACCACAGAACCAACTTGGATAAATACCACCCAGGTTACTTCGGTAAGGTCGGTATGAGATACTTCCACAAGCAACAAGCTCACTTCTGGAAGCCAGTCTTAAACTTAGACAAGTTATGGACTTTAGTCCcagaagaaaagagagaCGACTACTTAAAGTCCGCTTCCAAGTCCGCTGCTCCAGTCATTGACACTTTAGCTGCTGGTTACGGTAAGGTCTTAGGTAAGGGTAGAATTCCAAACGTCCCAGTCATCGTCAAGGCCAGATTCGTTTCTAAGTTagctgaagaaaagatcaagGCTGCTGGTGGTGTTGTTGAATTAATTGCCTAAGCGCATTAAAGGTATATATAGTATCCATTTAATCATATATctattcaataattcaCAATTATCTAACTCATTTTGCATCTTGAAACACAGAGAATGCTGTCGGTGTTTCTTTGTTTACATTTGATCcatttataaaaatttgtgtataatatatacatttaaCGGGAttacttgaaa
The genomic region above belongs to Kazachstania africana CBS 2517 chromosome 7, complete genome and contains:
- the RPL28 gene encoding 60S ribosomal protein uL15 (similar to Saccharomyces cerevisiae RPL28 (YGL103W); ancestral locus Anc_6.156), whose protein sequence is MPSRFTKTRKHRGHVSAGKGRIGKHRKHPGGRGMAGGLHHHRTNLDKYHPGYFGKVGMRYFHKQQAHFWKPVLNLDKLWTLVPEEKRDDYLKSASKSAAPVIDTLAAGYGKVLGKGRIPNVPVIVKARFVSKLAEEKIKAAGGVVELIA